The proteins below come from a single Pleuronectes platessa chromosome 3, fPlePla1.1, whole genome shotgun sequence genomic window:
- the kcnip2 gene encoding Kv channel-interacting protein 2 — translation MKSRSQDQSLSDSTELDRSHDPLTGNPPYKSNKKTIKQRFLKLLPCFRSGSSASDNPGNIADDGELSTVRYRPEGLDRLVQQTSFNKKELQVLYRGFKSECPSGVVNEETFKSIYSHFFPQGDSSMYAHFLFEAFDTNNNGAVNFEDFVISLSIILRGSTIDKLNWAFNLYDLNKDGCITREEMTDIISSIYDMMGNYTYPNMRDCAPKDHVDSFFQKMDRNKDGVVTIDEFLETCQKDENIMHSMHMFDNVI, via the exons GTAATCCGCCATACAAATCCAATAAAAAGACCATAAAGCAGCGGTTCCTCAAACTGCTCCCCTGCTTTCGCTCTGGGTCAAGCGCTTCAGACAACCCAGGCAA TATAGCTGATGATGGAGAACTGTCCACAGTGCGTTACAGACCGGAGGGGCTCGACCGTCTGGTACAGCAGACCAGCTTCAACAAGAAGGAGCTGCAGGTCCTTTACCGAGGATTCAAGAGC GAGTGTCCGAGCGGTGTGGTGAACGAGGAGACCTTTAAAAGCATCTACTCCCATTTCTTCCCTCAGGGAG aTTCCAGTATGTATGCGCATTTCCTGTTTGAAGCTTTTGACACCAACAACAATGGAGCGGTTAACTTTGAG GACTTTGTTATCAGTCTGTCCATCATCTTGAGAGGCTCCACCATCGACAAACTCAACTGGGCTTTTAATCTGTACGATCTGAACAAGGACGGCTGCATCACCAGAGAG GAGATGACAGACATCATAAGCTCCATCTATGACATGATGGGGAACTACACGTACCCCAACATGAGGGACTGCGCCCCCAAGGATCATGTGGACAGTTTCTTCCAG AAAATGGACAGGAACAAAGACGGGGTGGTCACCATTGACGAGTTCCTGGAGACGTGTCAAAAG GATGAAAACATCATGCATTCCATGCACATGTTTGATAACGTGATCTAA
- the jupa gene encoding junction plakoglobin a: protein MQVADLDGMVKVAKWQDTMYGIDSGIQSGANTVKDDDGEYTSSKHYTMTTTVTSEQPETQYGLTRAHRVRAAMFPETLEEGMTILSTQTDPSQMTNVQRLAEPSQMLKTAIIHLINYQDDAELATRAVPELTKLLNDEDQVVVSKAAQIVNQLTRKEASRRALMQSPQMVAAVVRAMQNTSDMETARATASILHNLSHQREGLLSIFKSGGIPALVRMLSSPMESVLFYAITTLHNLLLHQEGAKMAVRLADGLQRMVPLLKKSNPKFLAITTDCLQLLSYGNQESKLIILANGGPEGLVQIMRNNSYEKLLWTTSRVLKVLSVCPSNKPAIVEAGGMQALGKHLTGASQRLMQNCLWTLRNLSDAATKQEGMDSLLQELVGLLSSDDINMLTCATGILSNLTCNNAHNKTLVTQSNGVEALIHAILRAGEKEDVTEPAVCALRHLTSRHQHAEMAQNAVRSHYGIPAIVKLLNQPYYWPVIKAAVGLIRNLALCPENQAPLRDAGAIPCLVNLLLKAHQDAQKHGSSAQQTYQDGVRMEEIVEGCTGALHILARDPINRAEIANMQTIPLFVQLLYSPVDNVKRVAAGVLCELALDKQSAEVIDSEGASAPLMELLHSNNEGIATYAAAVLFRISEDKNLDYKKRVSVELTHSLFRHDPQAWEMAANSVPMDAHYPDELDGGFQGFGGYPADMEGMEGNIMPDEYAPSNYERQQQQYPY, encoded by the exons ATGCAAG TGGCTGATCTTGATGGCATGGTGAAGGTGGCCAAGTGGCAGGACACAATGTATGGCATAGACTCGGGCATCCAGTCCGGAGCCAACACAGTCAAAGACGATGACGGCGAATACACCAGCAGCAAGCACTACACCATGACCACCACTGTCACCAGTGAACAGCCTG AAACCCAGTACGGTCTAACCAGAGCTCACCGGGTGCGGGCTGCAATGTTCCCAGAGACGTTGGAGGAAGGCATGACCATCTTGTCCACTCAGACGGACCCTTCCCAGATGACAAACGTCCAGCGGCTGGCCGAGCCCTCCCAGATGCTCAAGACCGCCATCATCCATCTGATCAACTACCAGGATGACGCCGAGCTGGCCACACGCGCCGTGCCCGAGCTCACCAAACTGCTCAATGATGAAGACCAG GTGGTGGTCAGCAAGGCGGCGCAGATTGTCAACCAGCTTACACGCAAAGAAGCCTCTCGCCGTGCGCTGATGCAGTCCCCTCAGATGGTGGCGGCAGTGGTGCGGGCCATGCAGAACACCAGTGACATGGAGACCGCCCGGGCCACCGCCAGCATCCTCCACAACCTGTCCCACCAGAGAGAGGGCCTGCTCTCCATCTTCAAGTCTGGGGGCATCCCTGCTCTTGTTCGCATGCTCAG TTCTCCCATGGAGTCTGTGCTCTTCTACGCCATCACCACGCtccacaacctgctgctgcaccaggAGGGAGCTAAGATGGCCGTGCGTCTGGCTGATGGCCTGCAGAGGATGGTTCCCCTGCTGAAGAAGAGCAACCCCAAGTTCCTGGCAATCACCACCGACTGTCTGCAGCTTCTGTCCTACGGCAACCAGGAGAGCAAG CTGATCATCCTGGCCAACGGGGGTCCCGAGGGTCTAGTTCAAATCATGAGAAACAACAGCTATGAGAAGCTGCTGTGGACCACAAGCCGTGTGCTCAAAGTGCTTTCTGTGTGCCCCAGCAACAAACCCGCCATTGTGGAGGCTG GTGGGATGCAGGCTCTGGGAAAACACCTCACAGGTGCCAGCCAGCGTCTGATGCAAAACTGCCTGTGGACCCTCAGGAACCTGTCTGACGCTGCTACCAAGCAG gAGGGTATGGACAgcctgctgcaggagctggtgGGCCTGCTCAGCTCAGATGACATCAACATGCTAACGTGTGCCACCGGCATCCTGTCTAACCTCACGTGCAACAACGCCCACAATAAAACCCTGGTCACCCAGAGCAATGGCGTCGAGGCACTGATCCACGCCATACTGCGCGCTGGTGAGAAGGAGGATGTGACCGAACCGGCCGTGTGCGCCCTGCGCCACCTGACTTCAAGGCACCAGCATGCCGAGATGGCGCAGAATGCTGTGAGGAGTCACTATGGCATCCCCGCCATCGTCAAGCTGCTCAACCAGCCCTACTACTGGCCCGTCATCAAG GCTGCGGTCGGCCTGATCCGTAACCTGGCCCTCTGCCCAGAGAACCAGGCCCCTCTGAGGGACGCGGGAGCCATCCCCTGCCTCGTCAACCTGCTGCTCAAAGCTCACCAGGACGCGCAGAAACATGGATCCTCTGCCCAGCAGACATACCAG GATGGAGTGAGGATGGAGGAGATTGTTGAGGGCTGCACAGGAGCACTGCACATCCTGGCCAGAGATCCCATCAACAGAGCAGAGATCGCCAACATGCAGACCATTCCACTCTTTGTGCAG CTGCTCTACTCTCCAGTGGACAACGTGAAGCGTGTGGCGGCTGGCGTCCTGTGCGAGCTGGCCCTGGACAAACAATCAGCAGAGGTCATCGACAGCGAGGGGGCGTCGGCTCCACTGATGGAGCTGCTGCACTCCAATAACGAGGGCATCG CCACATACGCTGCAGCTGTGCTCTTCAGAATCTCCGAGGACAAGAACCTTGACTACAAGAAGCGAGTGTCTGTGGAACTCACCCACTCTCTGTTCAGACACGACCCCCAGGCCTGGGAGATG GCTGCCAACAGTGTCCCCATGGATGCACACTATCCAGATG AGCTGGATGGTGGTTTCCAAGGCTTCGGGGGATATCCAGCTGACATGGAGGGCATGGAGGGAAATATAATGCCTGATGAATACGCACCCAGCAACTACgagagacagcagcagcagtacccTTATTAA